From Archaeoglobus sulfaticallidus PM70-1:
GGTTCATAGCAGATAAGGGATATGTGGTTACCTTCAGACAGACTGATCCATTCTTCGTTATGGATCTCTCCAACCCGTACAAGCCCGAGATTAAGGGAGAGCTAAAGATACCCGGGTTTTCATCCTACCTGCATCCAATATCCGACACGATCATACTTGGGATAGGAAAGGAGGGCAGCAAGGTTAAGATATCTCTCTTTGATGTCTCAGATGTTGAGAGCCCGAAAGAAATCGACAGATACATCCTCGATGAGTGGTGGACTGATGTGCTGAACAATCACCATGCCTTCCTGCTTGACAAGAAGCACGAGATATTCTTTTTGCCGGGAGGAAAGGGAGGGTACATTTTCTCGTACAAGGACGATAAGCTGAAGATGGAACGGGCGGTAGATATGCAGGCTGTAAGGGCGATCTACATAAACGATTTCCTCTATGTGATTGGTGATAAAATAGTGGTTATAGACGAGAGAACATGGAAGGATGTGAACGAGCTTGATCTGACCTGAATTTAGCGTAATTAACTTAAATTATAAATTTTTTATATTTTCATATTAAGGTACTTTTCAACAATTTCGTTAAGCTTTTTCCTTGTTATTGGCTTTGGTATGATGTCTAGAGCTCCAGCTTCAAGCATCTCGTCCCCTCTAATCGGGGCGAATGCTGTTATCGCAAGAATCTTGGCTTTTGGATCTTTTTTGAGAATTTCCTTGGTCGCCTTGACACCATCCATCACCGGCATCATGACATCCATCAGCACGATGTCTGGCTTGTGCTGAAAGTACTTTTCCACCGCGGCTTTTCCGTTCTCTGCTTCAATGACCTCGTAATCTGAGAGCATTGACGCCAGGATACCTCTAAGCAAGTCATCATCATCGACAAGCAGAACCCTTGGCTTCATGGTCTTTCGAAGGACTTTTTAATATTTTAGTTTTTGGTTTTGATCGTCAATCAGTCTCAATCAATCCTTCCTGAGTAGTCTATAGTGCTTTTCAAAAACTGGTGGTATCTCTTGTGGACTTTCGAGAACAAAGATACCATCCATTTTTCGCAACCTCTCAACATGCTCAACATCTTCTTTTCTAACCCTGATCTTCAGGAGTTTGCCGTTCGGGAGCTTGGTAAGCACCTCTCCGGCTTTGTAGTCCGTAGGGAGGATATAGAGTGGAACATAAGCCTTCAAACCCATTAAAGCCGAGTTCGTCAGCAGGGTATCTGCTATGCCCAGACTTATCTTGGCAGTTGTGTTTGCAGTAGCGGGAGCGATTATCATGAACTCAAACTTTCCGGTCTGAATCTGGCCAGCGAGAAATGGGGAGTTGGCGTTCTTTTCAACATATACTTTCTCAAAAGAGCTTTTAAGATCGTTATATATCCTATAGAACTTCATCACCTGCTCTCCAGCTTTAGATAAGTAAACCCTGATTTCCAGATCATCGTATTTGCTGTTTATCTCCTTCATTATTGCGAGAATCTCTTCAAGTCTGTCACCAGCACCGGTAATTCCCCACGCAACTCGCAT
This genomic window contains:
- a CDS encoding response regulator, whose translation is MKPRVLLVDDDDLLRGILASMLSDYEVIEAENGKAAVEKYFQHKPDIVLMDVMMPVMDGVKATKEILKKDPKAKILAITAFAPIRGDEMLEAGALDIIPKPITRKKLNEIVEKYLNMKI
- the afpA gene encoding archaeoflavoprotein AfpA encodes the protein MEEIEEKTMRVAWGITGAGDRLEEILAIMKEINSKYDDLEIRVYLSKAGEQVMKFYRIYNDLKSSFEKVYVEKNANSPFLAGQIQTGKFEFMIIAPATANTTAKISLGIADTLLTNSALMGLKAYVPLYILPTDYKAGEVLTKLPNGKLLKIRVRKEDVEHVERLRKMDGIFVLESPQEIPPVFEKHYRLLRKD